A window of Exiguobacterium sp. FSL W8-0210 contains these coding sequences:
- a CDS encoding aldose epimerase family protein produces MITTTEVGQLGDQSLLRFTLQNVHGHSIDILNRGAKILAIRVPDQHGMIENVVLAFDDLSEYQDDPHHLGATIGRVGGRIANGAFALEGMTYVLEQNEGEHHLHGGSENWANRMFTHEINDDKLVLRLDSPSGENGYPGHLSFTLTFEWTDENVLHIHYEAETTASTPFSPTNHTYFNLTGEAKTTIEQHLLRMDAPFYVPLTKDAVPTGDILPVTDTVFDFLDTRPLHEVTHASDEQLRQAGSGVDHPFLLREGGEIVLDEPISGRRLRVVTDQPGVVVYTANHLSGEFTICGRRATPYLGICFETQGLPDAINQPNFPSVVLHADEHYHKRTSFHFQMMS; encoded by the coding sequence ATGATTACGACAACAGAAGTAGGGCAACTAGGAGATCAGTCCTTGCTACGATTCACGTTACAGAATGTGCATGGGCATAGTATCGATATCTTGAACCGAGGCGCAAAAATTCTTGCCATCCGGGTTCCGGATCAACATGGAATGATCGAAAATGTCGTACTCGCGTTTGACGACCTATCAGAATACCAAGATGATCCGCATCACTTAGGCGCCACGATCGGACGCGTCGGCGGACGAATTGCGAATGGTGCGTTTGCGCTAGAAGGAATGACGTATGTACTCGAACAAAATGAGGGTGAACATCACCTCCATGGAGGAAGCGAAAATTGGGCGAACCGAATGTTCACGCACGAAATCAACGACGACAAACTTGTTCTACGTTTAGATAGTCCGAGTGGGGAGAACGGCTATCCGGGGCACTTGTCGTTCACGCTGACGTTCGAATGGACGGACGAGAACGTCCTGCATATCCATTATGAAGCGGAGACGACAGCTTCGACACCATTCAGTCCGACGAATCATACGTACTTTAACTTGACGGGTGAGGCGAAGACGACGATTGAACAGCATCTGTTACGAATGGATGCACCTTTTTATGTTCCGTTGACGAAAGATGCGGTACCGACCGGTGATATTCTCCCGGTGACAGACACCGTCTTTGATTTTCTCGATACCCGTCCCCTGCATGAAGTGACACATGCATCAGATGAACAACTCCGTCAAGCAGGTAGTGGGGTTGATCATCCCTTCCTGCTTAGAGAGGGTGGAGAAATCGTTCTCGATGAACCAATCAGCGGGCGGCGATTGCGCGTCGTGACGGATCAACCGGGAGTCGTCGTCTACACCGCTAATCATTTGTCGGGCGAGTTTACGATTTGTGGAAGACGAGCAACCCCATACCTCGGAATCTGTTTTGAGACACAAGGATTACCGGATGCGATCAACCAACCGAATTTTCCTTCCGTCGTCTTGCATGCCGATGAGCACTATCATAAGCGTACATCGTTTCATTTTCAGATGATGTCATGA
- a CDS encoding NADP-dependent oxidoreductase: MKAAYIEQYGGSEQFKVGELEKPVIGPDDVLIEVYAASVNPVDWKLREGYLRQMLSYEMPLVIGWDVAGVIQEVGANVSDLQVGDAVFSRPEIARQGTYAEYVAVDAHLVVKKPESLSFAEAASLPLVSHTAWQVMFEVMDAKPGDRIFIGAGSGGVGTVAIQLAKANGLYVITSTSTKNVDWVKALGADEVIDYKQENPADRVRDVDFVFDTMGGDKQGELYQMLKPNGMLVSISTPSDEEQAKQHNARSAYVFMQPTGERLRHIAKAVERGELQPVVDRIFDLDQIKEAHDYGEEGHAKGKIVIRVKGE; encoded by the coding sequence ATGAAGGCAGCTTACATTGAACAGTATGGTGGATCGGAACAATTCAAGGTTGGAGAACTGGAAAAGCCAGTCATCGGACCGGATGATGTCTTAATCGAAGTCTATGCCGCGAGTGTGAACCCGGTCGATTGGAAATTACGCGAAGGCTACTTGCGTCAGATGTTGAGCTACGAAATGCCGCTCGTCATCGGTTGGGACGTTGCTGGCGTGATTCAGGAAGTCGGAGCGAACGTCTCCGATCTTCAAGTCGGGGACGCCGTCTTCAGCCGTCCGGAAATCGCTCGTCAAGGAACGTATGCGGAGTATGTTGCAGTCGATGCGCATTTAGTTGTGAAAAAACCAGAATCGCTCAGTTTCGCAGAAGCAGCGTCTCTTCCACTCGTCTCGCATACAGCATGGCAGGTCATGTTCGAAGTGATGGATGCGAAGCCGGGTGACCGGATCTTCATTGGTGCCGGATCAGGGGGTGTCGGAACCGTCGCGATTCAACTCGCGAAAGCGAATGGTTTGTACGTTATTACGTCAACAAGTACGAAAAACGTTGACTGGGTAAAAGCACTTGGAGCCGACGAAGTCATCGACTACAAACAGGAAAATCCGGCGGATCGTGTTCGCGACGTCGATTTTGTATTCGATACAATGGGAGGCGACAAGCAAGGGGAACTGTATCAGATGCTGAAGCCGAACGGCATGCTCGTCTCGATTTCTACACCATCGGATGAAGAGCAAGCGAAGCAACATAATGCACGATCTGCATATGTCTTCATGCAACCGACCGGTGAACGTTTGCGGCATATCGCTAAAGCGGTCGAGCGTGGCGAGCTACAACCTGTCGTTGATCGGATTTTTGATCTGGATCAAATCAAGGAAGCACATGATTATGGCGAAGAAGGGCACGCAAAAGGAAAAATCGTCATCCGGGTCAAAGGAGAATAA
- a CDS encoding methyl-accepting chemotaxis protein: MISALEQQSTKILSRLIATLITIAHPLIFVFAQMNYVPISVFYQFLVGGLILAVALLVGNRLLGHRPSGKYVQVTLTYLVLALVLMTLPSPIIWTIAYLYLTISIVYLIPRLVVLAGIFGLLEMALFTANGTIVFTKTFDLIVAYVIYLMIFSAAVFVAVFGRNVMQAVRQEQERSEAYAATSQIALEQTAATATEVTTFTEEMSETVDAAKDSFSQVDLAMQQLASEAAGSVQAIREIRQLNEQQVNRMEDVTVSVDRALERSSSSRTTAERSRQTIGLAGQSLQQLTTSMDESVTSFGQLAGRFQEIVAITSSINAIAAQTNLLSLNASIEAARAGEFGKGFTVVAQEIRNLSAQTAEASKEINAIIERVDQDVTQTGNSIHASTTLLREQEERMAESQLALQTIETDATEVVGSIKSAQTQFATMTNSLVAITTAAGQLDTFMNALLAQSESLSGLTRHQVGQVMELQQAIHALNETASTLQQTNG; this comes from the coding sequence ATGATATCTGCCCTCGAGCAACAAAGTACAAAGATTTTATCCCGTCTGATTGCAACGTTGATTACAATTGCGCATCCGTTGATTTTCGTATTTGCCCAAATGAATTACGTTCCAATCAGTGTGTTCTATCAGTTTTTAGTCGGTGGTCTGATCTTGGCGGTCGCGTTGCTGGTCGGCAACCGGCTACTCGGACATCGTCCGAGTGGGAAATATGTTCAAGTGACATTAACGTATCTCGTCCTCGCCTTAGTTTTGATGACATTACCGTCCCCAATCATCTGGACGATTGCTTACCTTTATTTGACGATTTCAATCGTCTATTTGATTCCGCGTCTCGTCGTTCTGGCTGGGATTTTCGGACTACTTGAAATGGCGTTATTCACAGCCAACGGAACGATTGTCTTTACGAAAACATTCGACTTGATCGTCGCGTATGTCATCTATTTGATGATCTTCTCAGCGGCTGTCTTCGTTGCCGTTTTTGGACGAAACGTCATGCAGGCAGTTCGTCAAGAACAAGAACGGTCGGAAGCATACGCGGCAACGTCGCAAATCGCCCTGGAGCAAACGGCAGCAACCGCAACGGAAGTAACGACGTTCACAGAAGAAATGAGTGAAACGGTCGACGCGGCGAAGGATTCGTTCAGTCAAGTCGATCTAGCGATGCAACAGTTGGCAAGTGAAGCAGCAGGCAGCGTCCAAGCGATTCGTGAAATCCGTCAATTGAACGAACAACAAGTCAACCGGATGGAGGATGTGACGGTTTCAGTCGACCGTGCCCTCGAGCGAAGCTCCTCCTCACGGACGACAGCGGAACGAAGTAGACAGACGATTGGTCTAGCTGGACAATCCTTGCAACAATTGACGACGAGCATGGATGAGTCGGTCACGTCGTTCGGACAGCTCGCTGGACGTTTCCAAGAAATCGTCGCGATTACGTCGAGCATTAATGCAATTGCGGCTCAGACAAACTTGCTCAGTCTTAACGCGTCGATCGAAGCAGCCCGCGCTGGTGAGTTCGGAAAAGGCTTCACGGTCGTCGCGCAAGAAATTCGCAACCTGTCAGCGCAGACGGCAGAAGCGTCAAAAGAAATCAATGCGATTATCGAACGTGTCGATCAAGACGTCACACAAACCGGTAACTCGATTCATGCCAGTACGACACTGTTACGTGAGCAGGAAGAACGCATGGCAGAGAGCCAGTTAGCGTTGCAAACGATCGAAACAGATGCAACGGAAGTCGTTGGTTCGATCAAGTCGGCGCAGACCCAGTTCGCGACGATGACGAACAGTCTTGTTGCTATCACGACAGCAGCCGGTCAACTCGACACGTTCATGAACGCCTTGCTCGCACAAAGTGAGTCGTTATCCGGTCTGACACGTCACCAAGTCGGTCAGGTCATGGAACTGCAACAGGCGATTCATGCCTTGAACGAGACGGCATCAACCCTTCAGCAAACGAATGGCTAA
- the crcB gene encoding fluoride efflux transporter CrcB, with protein sequence MTLLALAIGAFCGAISRFAVSQWMKTVWKREFPLATFLINVIGSFLLGLVIGAHLDTTWTLLLGTGFLGSFTTFSTFKIETLQLFQDGNRKVLTLYLISSYGFGILAAFLGITLTA encoded by the coding sequence ATGACGCTACTTGCTCTTGCCATCGGTGCTTTTTGCGGCGCCATCAGTCGGTTTGCCGTCAGTCAATGGATGAAGACGGTTTGGAAACGTGAATTTCCACTAGCGACGTTCCTGATTAACGTAATCGGTTCGTTTTTGCTTGGTCTCGTCATCGGTGCGCATCTGGATACGACATGGACGTTACTCTTAGGTACCGGTTTCCTTGGATCATTTACAACGTTCTCAACGTTCAAAATCGAGACGTTGCAGTTATTTCAGGACGGAAATCGTAAAGTACTTACCCTCTATCTCATCTCAAGCTACGGTTTCGGAATTCTTGCAGCTTTCCTTGGAATCACACTTACAGCTTGA
- the crcB gene encoding fluoride efflux transporter CrcB, whose product MLYVLVGLAGILGASARYGLGLLIGDFTTGPFPWPTLVINLIGSFLLGYATHFLFRTKLLHQYAITAIGTGFIGSFTTFSTFSVETVTLLNEHHLADAFLYVLVSLFGGLFLSYLGYALGTRRLRHVTKGRE is encoded by the coding sequence ATGCTGTATGTACTCGTAGGTCTCGCAGGTATTCTCGGTGCCTCTGCACGTTATGGACTCGGACTGCTGATTGGCGACTTTACGACTGGTCCGTTCCCGTGGCCGACGCTTGTCATCAACTTGATCGGGAGCTTTCTCCTTGGCTATGCGACACATTTTTTATTTCGAACGAAACTCTTACATCAATATGCGATCACAGCCATCGGCACGGGCTTCATCGGCTCATTTACGACGTTTTCGACATTTAGCGTCGAGACCGTGACCTTACTCAACGAACATCATTTAGCGGACGCGTTCCTCTACGTACTCGTCAGTCTATTCGGCGGTTTGTTCCTATCTTATCTTGGTTACGCGCTCGGAACACGACGACTTCGTCACGTGACGAAAGGACGTGAGTGA
- a CDS encoding hemolysin family protein produces the protein MDTILFINLFLVVLLIALTAFFVGSEFAVVKVRMSRLDQMIQEGNKSAVLAKKIAGDLDYYLSACQLGITVTALGLGALGEPTVEKILHPVFDDFGISAAVSTLLSFGIAFVSVTFLHVVIGELAPKTLAIQYAERMTLLFARPLYVFGKIMYPFIWLLNGSARLFLGLFGVKPAGHEQAHSEDELKIIMAQSFQSGEINQTELALMQNVFAFDEHIVKDLMVPRMRMETISERLTKDELMEIFMDNPYTRYPVTEENDKDRILGYVNVKEVLTDYANGNEHPVTHYIKDLPVVSEVTSLQETLRKMKRTRTHLVLVVDEYGGTAGLVSMEDLLEEIVGEIRDEFDADEVEEIEQVKSDEFLLDGTVLLADLEERFNIRFTNVEDVDTIGGWIQMHNIDLQPGEHIDTPDFSVEVMEMENYQINRVKIWLHPAEQAEA, from the coding sequence TTGGATACTATATTATTCATCAATTTATTTTTAGTGGTCTTGTTGATTGCGTTGACGGCGTTTTTCGTCGGATCGGAATTTGCTGTCGTTAAGGTTCGGATGTCGCGTTTGGATCAAATGATTCAAGAAGGGAACAAAAGTGCCGTCCTCGCGAAAAAGATCGCGGGCGATCTCGATTACTACTTGTCTGCCTGTCAGCTTGGTATCACGGTCACGGCACTTGGTCTTGGGGCACTTGGTGAACCAACCGTTGAAAAGATCTTGCATCCTGTCTTCGACGACTTCGGGATCTCTGCTGCTGTTTCGACACTCTTGTCGTTTGGTATCGCATTCGTATCCGTAACGTTCTTACACGTCGTCATCGGTGAACTCGCTCCGAAGACGCTTGCGATTCAGTATGCAGAACGCATGACATTGTTGTTTGCCCGTCCACTTTATGTGTTCGGTAAAATCATGTACCCATTCATTTGGTTACTCAACGGTTCAGCGCGCTTATTCCTCGGTCTGTTCGGTGTCAAACCAGCAGGGCACGAACAAGCCCACTCGGAAGATGAATTGAAAATCATCATGGCGCAAAGTTTCCAAAGTGGTGAAATCAACCAAACGGAACTTGCCCTCATGCAAAACGTCTTTGCGTTTGATGAGCACATCGTCAAAGATTTGATGGTGCCGCGGATGCGGATGGAGACGATCTCGGAACGTTTGACGAAAGATGAACTGATGGAAATCTTCATGGATAATCCGTACACGCGTTACCCGGTCACAGAAGAAAACGATAAGGACCGGATTCTCGGATACGTCAACGTCAAGGAAGTCTTGACGGATTATGCGAACGGCAATGAGCATCCGGTGACGCATTATATCAAGGATTTACCGGTTGTTTCGGAAGTGACGTCGCTTCAAGAGACACTTCGCAAGATGAAACGGACCCGGACCCATCTCGTTCTCGTCGTCGATGAATACGGTGGAACGGCAGGTCTCGTCTCGATGGAAGACTTACTCGAAGAAATCGTCGGTGAAATCCGTGATGAATTCGACGCAGATGAAGTCGAAGAAATCGAACAGGTCAAATCGGACGAGTTCCTACTCGACGGTACAGTCTTGCTCGCTGATTTGGAAGAACGTTTCAATATTCGTTTTACGAATGTCGAAGATGTCGATACGATCGGTGGCTGGATTCAGATGCATAACATTGATCTTCAGCCAGGTGAGCATATCGATACACCAGACTTCTCCGTCGAGGTGATGGAGATGGAGAACTATCAAATCAACCGCGTCAAGATTTGGTTGCATCCAGCTGAACAAGCAGAAGCATAA
- a CDS encoding DegV family protein, with product MTKIAWVTDSMAYFTKEEAEAIGVNVVPIQILLGDTAYQENAITVERLFRALDADKKLIAKTSQPIFGEFVGTYERLKEEGYDCAIAVHCTNGLSSTVQSSASAAEAASFPVHIIDSHTAFENQQEFIRYGMELAAQGKSVEEIVAALQALTKKTHFYMIVGNMETMRRGGRVSSGDLFLANLLSIKPIITTDEAGKIVPFKKARSLKKAYIEMVKQIDESMRQHTFYKNRIYVATTMAPEMAAELRQQVAAKFPDLTILEGTFGPAIGTHAGAETVGLFWMND from the coding sequence ATGACTAAAATAGCATGGGTGACCGATAGTATGGCCTATTTCACGAAGGAAGAGGCAGAAGCGATCGGCGTCAATGTCGTACCGATTCAAATCTTACTCGGTGATACGGCGTATCAAGAGAATGCGATCACGGTCGAGCGATTGTTCCGTGCCTTAGATGCGGACAAAAAGCTGATTGCCAAAACATCACAACCAATCTTTGGGGAGTTCGTTGGAACATATGAACGTCTGAAAGAAGAAGGCTATGACTGTGCCATTGCAGTGCACTGTACGAATGGGCTCTCAAGTACCGTCCAAAGTTCAGCATCAGCAGCGGAAGCAGCCAGTTTCCCGGTTCATATCATCGACTCGCATACAGCGTTTGAGAACCAACAAGAGTTCATTCGTTACGGGATGGAGCTCGCGGCACAGGGGAAATCCGTCGAGGAAATCGTCGCAGCCTTACAAGCGTTGACGAAAAAGACCCATTTCTATATGATCGTCGGTAATATGGAAACGATGCGCCGGGGTGGACGTGTCTCATCCGGTGACTTGTTCCTTGCGAACCTACTCAGCATCAAACCGATCATCACGACGGATGAAGCAGGAAAAATCGTACCGTTCAAAAAAGCACGTTCTTTAAAGAAAGCTTACATCGAAATGGTTAAACAAATCGATGAATCGATGCGTCAGCACACGTTCTATAAGAACCGGATTTATGTCGCGACGACGATGGCACCGGAAATGGCAGCGGAACTGCGGCAGCAAGTCGCAGCGAAGTTCCCGGATTTGACGATTCTCGAGGGCACGTTCGGACCAGCAATCGGGACGCATGCCGGAGCAGAGACGGTTGGTCTATTCTGGATGAATGATTAA
- a CDS encoding MerR family transcriptional regulator encodes MGQVAETTGLSKRTIDYYTSLGLLTPERTASGYRLYDESVIHQIEKIEYLKSQRLSLQEILASFTEREQKTGETIYQEVKQLQATVEGLEQRLLYSTDVEKQAIRLELSRRLTLIASLIAQL; translated from the coding sequence ATCGGTCAGGTCGCGGAGACCACCGGCTTATCAAAACGAACGATCGATTATTACACATCACTCGGTCTGTTAACACCAGAGCGTACCGCGTCTGGCTACCGTCTGTATGACGAATCGGTCATTCATCAAATCGAAAAGATTGAATATTTGAAGTCTCAACGACTTTCCCTGCAAGAGATTCTTGCTTCTTTTACGGAACGGGAACAAAAAACAGGGGAGACGATTTATCAGGAAGTGAAACAACTTCAGGCGACGGTTGAAGGACTCGAGCAGCGTTTGTTGTATTCGACGGACGTCGAAAAACAAGCGATCCGCTTAGAACTGTCCCGACGTCTGACATTGATTGCTTCCTTGATTGCACAGCTTTAA
- a CDS encoding (Fe-S)-binding protein, whose translation MNTFLLINWIAFLLVIGYAGYLFTSLVKSRYAAIKRGKKAEWTLTNKERLDAVLVNVFGQKKLLKDKKSGAIHVMMFYGFLLVQFGAIDFIWKGLAVGQRFPHVPLGPLYPIFTFFQEIVMLVILIAVVWGFYRRYVEKLVRLKRNFMAGLALIFIGGLMVAVLFGNGFFLVYENHSTLGEPVASSIAFLFSWVPESVAFGLFVFFWWAHLLFLLSFMVYIPQGKHAHLIAGTANVWLGRTSKVGRLAPIDLSVMEEAEDDEAEFSFGVNRIEDFNQKQLVDLYACVECGRCTNMCPASGTGKMLSPMDLIVKLRDHLNMKTAAITQRSPWAPAFAFEGSQGNQIASLAAAGQMDIVPDSLIGNVITEEEIWACTTCRNCEDQCPVMNEHVDKIIDLRRHLVMMEGKMDPEMQRTMANIERQGNPWGMNRKERENWRKNRDELVVPTAKEKKKAGEDFEYLFWVGAMGSYDNRSQKIAMAFARILNEADISFAILGNDEKNSGDTPRRIGNEVLFQELAEANIKSFEKYGVKKIVTIDPHAYNTFKNEYPDFGLSPDVEVYHHTELLARLIDEKRITPLHEVKERVVYHDSCYLGRYNDIYDAPRYILEKIPGITLVETERNREKGMCCGAGGGMMWQEEKVGARVNVARTEQLLTVQPSVIGSACPYCLTMLSDGTKAKEVDEAVATYDVVELLERSIVGIPVEEPVVTV comes from the coding sequence ATGAATACGTTTTTACTCATCAACTGGATTGCCTTCCTACTCGTCATCGGCTATGCGGGCTATCTGTTCACGTCACTCGTCAAAAGTCGTTATGCCGCTATTAAACGGGGGAAAAAGGCGGAATGGACACTGACGAACAAAGAACGACTGGACGCAGTCTTAGTCAACGTCTTCGGTCAAAAGAAATTATTAAAAGATAAGAAAAGTGGCGCTATCCACGTTATGATGTTCTACGGCTTCTTACTCGTTCAATTCGGAGCGATCGATTTTATCTGGAAAGGACTCGCCGTCGGTCAGCGTTTTCCGCATGTCCCACTCGGTCCGCTTTATCCGATTTTTACATTCTTCCAAGAAATCGTCATGCTCGTTATCTTGATTGCTGTCGTTTGGGGATTTTATCGCCGGTACGTTGAGAAACTCGTCCGCTTGAAGCGGAATTTCATGGCAGGTCTTGCGTTGATCTTCATCGGTGGTTTGATGGTCGCCGTCCTGTTCGGAAACGGCTTCTTCCTTGTCTATGAGAATCATTCGACGCTCGGTGAACCGGTTGCTTCAAGCATCGCGTTCTTATTCAGTTGGGTGCCGGAATCGGTTGCGTTTGGATTATTCGTTTTCTTCTGGTGGGCACACTTACTGTTCTTACTTAGCTTCATGGTTTACATCCCGCAAGGTAAACATGCACACTTGATTGCCGGTACAGCAAACGTCTGGCTCGGTCGAACGTCGAAAGTCGGGCGTTTGGCACCGATTGATCTATCGGTCATGGAAGAGGCAGAAGACGACGAAGCGGAATTTAGCTTCGGGGTCAACCGAATCGAAGATTTCAATCAGAAACAGCTCGTTGATCTATATGCCTGCGTCGAGTGTGGACGCTGTACGAACATGTGCCCAGCGAGTGGAACGGGGAAGATGTTGTCTCCGATGGATTTGATCGTTAAATTACGGGACCATCTCAACATGAAAACGGCAGCCATCACACAGCGCTCGCCATGGGCACCTGCCTTTGCGTTCGAAGGATCGCAAGGAAATCAAATCGCTTCACTCGCAGCAGCCGGACAGATGGATATCGTTCCAGATTCATTGATTGGGAACGTCATTACAGAAGAAGAGATCTGGGCGTGTACGACGTGTCGGAACTGTGAAGATCAGTGTCCGGTCATGAACGAACATGTCGATAAGATCATCGACCTCCGTCGTCATCTCGTCATGATGGAAGGCAAGATGGATCCGGAGATGCAACGGACGATGGCAAACATCGAACGTCAAGGTAATCCATGGGGGATGAACCGGAAAGAACGCGAAAACTGGCGGAAAAACCGTGATGAACTCGTCGTTCCGACAGCAAAGGAGAAGAAAAAAGCGGGCGAAGACTTCGAGTACCTGTTCTGGGTTGGTGCGATGGGATCGTACGATAACCGAAGTCAAAAAATCGCGATGGCGTTTGCGCGTATTCTAAACGAGGCAGACATCTCGTTTGCGATTCTAGGAAACGATGAGAAAAACTCAGGAGATACACCGCGCCGGATCGGGAACGAAGTTTTGTTCCAGGAACTCGCGGAAGCAAACATTAAATCATTTGAGAAATACGGCGTCAAAAAGATCGTCACGATTGATCCGCATGCCTACAATACATTTAAAAACGAGTATCCCGACTTCGGACTGAGTCCGGACGTTGAAGTCTATCACCATACCGAATTGCTCGCACGACTGATTGACGAAAAACGGATCACACCGCTCCATGAAGTCAAGGAGCGTGTCGTCTATCACGATTCGTGTTATCTTGGTCGTTACAATGATATTTACGACGCACCACGTTATATTCTCGAGAAGATTCCAGGCATCACGCTCGTCGAGACGGAACGCAACCGGGAAAAAGGGATGTGTTGCGGTGCTGGTGGCGGCATGATGTGGCAAGAAGAAAAAGTCGGCGCACGCGTCAACGTCGCACGGACGGAACAATTGTTGACGGTCCAACCGTCTGTCATTGGGTCAGCATGTCCGTACTGTCTGACGATGCTCAGTGACGGCACGAAGGCGAAGGAAGTCGACGAGGCGGTTGCTACGTACGATGTCGTTGAATTACTAGAACGCTCAATCGTCGGTATACCAGTCGAAGAACCTGTCGTAACCGTATGA
- a CDS encoding LytS/YhcK type 5TM receptor domain-containing protein — MLEQIPFLLSRLGMLALLAFLLSQWRISRYIFKMDRGMNLPLLFAFVSSGILMNYAGIELSQDTTIDPLLGLAVEKDALLLDTRLAVIVTSGLIGGPVIGGITGCLVGLHRYVLGSLGAEAGWIIAMLAGLASGWYRKRWRLHDGYALVPPIGIVLTALLFESGITLLLAPDTAEALDLMSRAAFPLLFANICGVVLFIMILRTQLRLEGALFVRQTERSDRLLQALQPLRKQGLTSEVARQIGATLLKETKMQRIVVLGATEVVIDMTDQQPAVCGEQPRREEQRWIEAEEPVRQEDEQTGQILSFHPMRINGQKAGVICYFSKDLFDDTVERMTEQLVRLLARELHMHREDQLLRLNGRKMKPMLHVSYLKGIIEEIQRTADPGTPVKHQLNALLQLLTTATRHDEHPLREELATLKAYLSLEGTRRRPNQLTSADITVDLDIETAVEEYFVFPFLVTQLVDNALRHAFVKAGRHHRIDVRAFKTTTDWVIEVTDNGQGVPPAVMQQLNQKEAGDSNLFLIRRALDVTYGPTATLHVHSIIHQGTRIEVRLPLPSL; from the coding sequence GTGCTCGAGCAGATCCCATTCTTACTGAGTCGTTTAGGTATGTTAGCACTGTTAGCCTTTTTATTGTCCCAGTGGCGCATTTCCCGATACATATTCAAGATGGACCGCGGAATGAATCTTCCACTGCTCTTTGCATTCGTGTCATCCGGTATTTTGATGAACTACGCAGGAATTGAACTTTCGCAAGATACGACGATTGATCCGTTACTCGGATTAGCTGTCGAAAAGGATGCCTTGTTGCTCGATACCCGACTCGCTGTCATCGTGACGAGCGGATTGATTGGTGGACCAGTGATCGGCGGCATCACGGGATGTTTGGTTGGTTTACACCGCTACGTACTCGGTTCGTTAGGGGCAGAAGCCGGTTGGATCATCGCCATGCTCGCTGGACTTGCGAGCGGCTGGTATCGAAAACGCTGGCGCTTGCATGATGGTTATGCGCTCGTTCCACCAATCGGTATCGTATTGACGGCATTATTGTTCGAAAGTGGGATTACATTATTACTTGCCCCTGATACAGCGGAGGCACTGGATTTGATGAGTCGTGCCGCTTTTCCGTTACTGTTCGCAAACATATGTGGGGTCGTACTGTTCATCATGATCTTACGGACACAACTTCGACTCGAAGGAGCACTCTTCGTCCGCCAGACCGAGCGATCCGATCGTCTACTGCAAGCATTACAACCCTTACGAAAGCAGGGATTGACTTCGGAAGTCGCACGGCAGATTGGAGCGACGTTATTGAAGGAGACAAAGATGCAACGGATCGTCGTGCTCGGGGCGACAGAGGTCGTCATCGATATGACGGACCAGCAACCAGCAGTCTGTGGCGAGCAACCGAGACGTGAGGAACAACGATGGATCGAAGCAGAAGAACCCGTCCGACAGGAAGACGAGCAGACGGGACAAATTCTCAGTTTTCATCCGATGCGCATTAACGGTCAAAAGGCAGGTGTCATCTGTTACTTTTCGAAAGACTTATTTGACGACACTGTCGAGCGGATGACGGAACAACTCGTCCGTTTATTAGCACGAGAGCTGCACATGCACCGAGAAGATCAGTTGCTCCGGTTAAACGGAAGAAAGATGAAACCGATGTTACACGTCAGCTATCTGAAAGGGATCATCGAAGAAATCCAGCGGACAGCTGATCCGGGAACTCCTGTGAAACATCAACTGAATGCGCTGCTTCAACTGTTGACGACAGCGACGCGGCATGATGAACATCCACTACGCGAGGAACTGGCGACCTTGAAGGCCTATTTATCACTAGAAGGAACACGACGTCGCCCGAATCAACTGACCTCCGCTGATATCACGGTTGATCTTGATATCGAGACCGCTGTTGAAGAATACTTCGTCTTTCCATTCCTTGTGACACAGCTCGTCGATAATGCACTACGTCATGCATTCGTAAAGGCAGGACGACATCACCGGATTGATGTCCGTGCCTTCAAGACGACGACAGACTGGGTCATCGAAGTTACGGATAATGGGCAAGGTGTACCGCCTGCTGTGATGCAACAACTGAATCAAAAGGAAGCGGGTGATTCGAACCTGTTTCTGATTCGACGCGCATTAGACGTGACATACGGTCCGACTGCAACATTACACGTCCACTCGATCATCCATCAAGGGACTCGGATCGAAGTGCGATTACCACTTCCGTCTCTGTAA